GCTCAGCCGGAAGGAGAGCTCTATCCCCACAGGCAGATGAATCGGTGGAAAAGTCACCGGGTAGAATTAACGATGCCTACGTCATCCACTTCATCCTCGACGGCACCAACGCCGAGGCATTCGAAAACGCGCGCGAGAAAGGTCTTCTCCCGAATATATCGAATATGTTTTTCGAGAACGGCGCGGTATTTGAAAAAGGACTCTCACTCTTTCCGTCGACATCCACCACAGTCTATCAATCCTACGCGACCGGACTTCTACCCGGAAGATCCGGAATACCGCACCTGCAGAGAATGGACAGGAATACAATGGAGGTTGTCGATTATATGACGATCTCCGGAAACAGGATGATGAACTCAGACCTGATCAACACGCTGGCCCTCATAAACCCCGCGAGCGGGAACCTTGGTGAAAAAACCTCTATTTTCGAATTGCTGGAAGGCCATCCCAGCGCCGCAATCTATAGTAGTTTTTATCGCGGAGCCTCGTACGTCTATCCGAAGATTCCAATCAAGGCGCTCTGGTCGGCATATGTCAGCGGAAACCGGGAAAAGGTCGATGATCTTGCGCTCAAGCGCGTGATGAAAATATTTTCGAATGACGATGCTGGGAAAATCCCCAGATACACCTTGGTTGGGCTCTATTCTTCCGATATCGTCGGGCACCATTTCGGCCCCAAAAGCCCCGAGGTCGAAGGGGTGCTGGCCCGATTTGACCTCTTCCTGGCACAGTTCGACGAGCTGCTGGGAAAACGGGGCTTAAAGGAGAAGACCTACATCGTAGTTACAGCCGACCACGGAATGCACGAAAGCGGGCGTCTCTTCAAACTTCAGAAGGAGCTTGAAGAAAAGGGAGCCCACTTCAAGCCGAGAAGCCCGAAAGATAAAAAATTCATCATCTTCGCAGCGGATAGAGGCGTCGTATCGACGCATATCTACGTGAGGCACGACGGAGGATTCGAACCTCTGACAGATCCGGAAACGCTTCGAAGCCTTCCCAGCATACACGGAGGCGATCTGGACCTGATCAAATCGCTGCTCGAACTCGAGGCTACCGAATTCGTAATCGTCAGAAGGGGAGAGAGGAATTCCAGGATCTTTTCCAAGGATGGAAAATCCGCCGACATAGACTGCTTCAGGATAGGACGCTCAGACTACTGCAGCTACGAATTCGACCGCTCGCTCGGAGATCCCTTCAACTATTCTTCCAACCCTGAACTTTCACACCTTCTCGACGGAAGCCCTCATTCATCTTTGGAATGGATGCACGCAACTGCCGACGAGATGTATCCCGATGCGATCATAAGCTCCTCACTGATTTTCGAAGACGGCCGCGGAGGCGACATATATCTGACAACCTCTGATGGATACGGACTCAGAAAGGCGAAAGCCGGAAATCATGGCGGGCTCTCCTCGGAGGACATGCGCGTTCCCACAATGATATCCGGCCCCGACGTGCCTAAAGGAAAGTTCGGTACAATGCGCCAGACAGATCTCTATCCTCTGCTGATCGAGTGGTTCGGTCTCACCGCAGATGAGGGAAACTACGACGGAAGGAATCCGTTAAGTAAAAAGGCGGCCAAGAACGCTGAAGCGGCCAAGCTTGCTGAGATGGACAAAATATTTTCGAACAACCCGCCCGTTTTCAAAATAGTCGATATGGATCACTTCGTAAGAAACCAGATTGCCCCGAAGATACCGACATCCTCTTTCTCCATGTTGATACCTGCAGCAAGGGAAGAGCTGAAGGTGCGCTCAGGAAGGCTCGCAGCCGTCCAGAGCTACGTAAAAAAACTCCAGGCGATAAAGGAAAATCCGGAGGGGCATCCCGATTTCGACCAGAGATATCTTGAAGATCACATCAAAATCACGGAGCGCGCATTCAGAAGAACCTCGATGGAGCTTCAGCGCATCGAGGATATCATAAAAATTCTTGAATCCTGCAAAAATCCTTCAAGCTACGAGTGTAACGCGATCTAAGGAAAGGCCGATGCTAAAGTTCTTTTTCAACAGATTCAGCGTCATGGTAAAAATTTCAGAAACTGCGGGATTCCTCCTGCTGCTTTGGCTTGGCAAAAAGATATTTTTCCTTGAAGCATCGGCATCATCGAAGGTCCTTTTTCTCTGCATAGCATTTCTCTACCTCTTCATTCGGGCATGTGCGATGATCCATTGGCACAGGGACGCCAAGAGGTTTACCGGAATAGAGCTACAGTTCAAAAAGACGCTCGTCCCGGTTGCGTACATAATGACTATATTTAACGCTGCTGCGCTTGTCGCTGATCCTACGCCATTTCTCGCCGCAGAATTTCTGCTGTTGCTCTTCATGGCCCACGTGAACGCGATACTGCTCTGGCTTTTCTGGAAGGATGATGAAACCCTCCCTGTCGCTTCGCTCTCAAAACGTTCGAATTAATGACGCGCGAGACCCTGCATCATTTTTAAATAAACACATAATTCATTGTAATAATTGCCTATTTTAAGCATAGTGCAAAATTTACTCTGGACAATCATGACGCAATATTGTTAGTTCTCGCCCATGCCAACCATACGCGAATTTCTTGAAGGATTCGGTCTCCCGGAGATAACGCTCTTTCTCCTGACCACGGTCGTCATAGTCATGGCACGCGAAGGAAAGCGGATCTTCAGAAGGAAACGGCAATGAAAAAGCCGAAAAGAACGTCCACCCGCAAGGCTTCTTACGACCAGGGAGATACGAAAAACCATGTGATGGCAGCCGGAAGGGAGATACTTCTCGCGGCCCGGGGAGCGCTGCGCTTCTGCAAGGACTACGTGGAAAACTCCCCCGACTCGGCGTCGAAACAGCATCTGGCCAGTTTCTTTTCGAAAGCCATGGCCGTGGCGGATGATCTGGGAAAAAGCATCCTGGAGATCTCCCCGGTCAAGCAAGCGGCGGAACATATAGCTAAAAGCTTCCTGAGCTCAGTTGGCGAAGAGATGAAAAACTCATCCGACAAAACACCGCGTTCTCACAAAAATCCAGTTCACAACCGCAAAAAAGGCGGTCGCAGAAAATAAGGTCTCACAAGTTAATATGGGAGGACATATGACTGAAAGAAAACCGAAAGTCATAAAGAGATATCAGAACAGAAAATTGTATGACACTTCAGATTCCTGCTACGTCACGCTTGAGGATATCGGCGAGATGATAAAGCTCGGGGACGAAGTACAGGTCATAGACAACGCAACCAAGGAGGATCTTACCGCAATGACGCTCGCACAGATCATCTTCGAAGAACAAAAGAAAAAGACAAACGTCCAGCCGCTCGGGACGTTCAGACAGATCATCCAGGGAAGCGGCGAGGCCCTCAAGGACCTGATGTCGATCGGAGCGCGCGAGATAGGGCACGTAAAAGATTTCGTGGATGACAAGGTCCGCCCCGCAGTAAGCAATATACAGGAAATTCCACACGTGAAATCTGAGATCGAAAACATAAAACGCCGCATCGAATATCTCGAAAAATCATTCGCCCAGATGAGGAAATCTAGATGAAAACATGCTGCATCTTTCGCTCGTTATTTTCTCTGACAGTCGTGTTGGTTCTGCTATTGCCGGCATCCGCAGCGTCGGCGTATCTGCTCCCTGTTCATCAAATGACGCAGGAGGATTTAGGGAGACCCGCGGAGGAAATCCTTTCCGATTATGAAACAAGGATGAGCGCCCTCGGCACGAGGTCGAGCCTTGAGAAAATCGAACGGTATTCCAGAAATAAAAAAATCAGGCTTTCATCTTCTGAAAAGACCGCCCTGCCCGAACATTCAAAGATAAAAGAAGAAATAAAATTCTGGCAGTACGTATCCGATTTAAAAAAGTCCTTACTGGAATTGTTGGGCCCATCCCCTTCTGAAAAGGCCACCTTGGAGGCCGATTTAATGGCCAAGGTCATAGTACAAAAGCTCTACGATATATCGCAGGAATACCGAATCAAATTCACGGCGCTATTTCGAAATCTGCAGATCAACAGCGGAACGGCCAAGCGCGGCTTCTGCTACCACTACGTCATAGACTTGATATCCGAACTCTCCAAAAGTCACTGGGAACATCTCGAGTACAGGTGGGGAGAAGCATACGCAAGGACATTTCGCGAGAACAACGCCCTTGTGATCACGGCGATTGGAGCCCCCTTCGAAAGCGGAATCGCAATAGACGCATGGCGCGCCGGCGGCCGACCTTTCTGGAGGAGAGTTTCACAGGACCGGTTCCCGTGGAAAGAAGCCCAGTGCAGCGCGTACGAATGACGGACAATTCCCGAATTTAGGCCAGCGATCTAAACCTTCAGGAATGCCCAGAGCCTCTTCATGGCAAGTTCGGAAAGCCCGAGGAAGCTTATCCCCAAACCTCCTCCCCTGCCGCCTCTCCCTTCGCTCCTTCTCACGACCTTTCCTGTAACCCGCACTGGACGCCTATGCCCAGGCAGCGCAAACGAGAGAAAGAGCATGGTCCCTATCTTCAGAGGTATATCCGACTCCAAAAAGAGCCCCCCCATGCTGATGTCCATCGAATAGACGTAAAACAGCCCCTCTCCGAATTCATCCTCGAAGACCACCTGAGTCCGGTGAGGTCTGCGCTGGTGGATCCTCTTTTCGGCGATCTTTGTGAGCGTACCCCTTGTCATGGCAGGAGCCTCCCGACAAGTTCGAAGAGTTCATCAGGATGAAATGGCCTACGCAAAAGCCAGCTTTTCTTTACCGAGGCCAGCATCCTCCCATGATTGCCGGAGATTTCGTTCTCCTTGCATATGAATATCTTCGGCACGGCCCCGACCGGGATAGCCTCGACCATGCCCTGGACTATATCGTCAAATTTCTTGCCGAAAATATTGGAATTGATGATGGCCATGTCACACTTTTCACGCCTGAAGAAATGAGGCCTGGCCTCTTCAAAGCGCTTCCTTATCACAAGCTCCGCCTCAAGTGGCTCTAGAAGCAAGCGGTACATATTTGCGGCGAGCTCTGAACGGTCCGCGATTATTATGCGCCTCTGTCTAGCCATGCCATCATCTATAGTTGAGCCCCCCGGCCGATGCAAGGAGGCACATCGCTTAAAAATAAAACCGCTAGACATTATGTTCCTTGACTTTTAGGGGGTGGTCACGTAAAAGCTACCCACATATATGCTCGTTTTCATAAGGTTTTTTTGACATCAAAATAACCGGCTGAAAATACAAAATTTTAAGGAGGGGTGTCATGAGGAAATTGTCGTTGTTGGTGGTGGCGGTACTTTGCACAGCTTTTCTGTTTGGGTGCGCACAGCACCAGAAGAAGCCTGCTGCAAAGGCGAGCGCTCTGCAGA
The Myxococcales bacterium DNA segment above includes these coding regions:
- a CDS encoding alkaline phosphatase family protein, whose product is MDKKIFAFIIFFLIFAALSNPLEASRHHQGRSSAGRRALSPQADESVEKSPGRINDAYVIHFILDGTNAEAFENAREKGLLPNISNMFFENGAVFEKGLSLFPSTSTTVYQSYATGLLPGRSGIPHLQRMDRNTMEVVDYMTISGNRMMNSDLINTLALINPASGNLGEKTSIFELLEGHPSAAIYSSFYRGASYVYPKIPIKALWSAYVSGNREKVDDLALKRVMKIFSNDDAGKIPRYTLVGLYSSDIVGHHFGPKSPEVEGVLARFDLFLAQFDELLGKRGLKEKTYIVVTADHGMHESGRLFKLQKELEEKGAHFKPRSPKDKKFIIFAADRGVVSTHIYVRHDGGFEPLTDPETLRSLPSIHGGDLDLIKSLLELEATEFVIVRRGERNSRIFSKDGKSADIDCFRIGRSDYCSYEFDRSLGDPFNYSSNPELSHLLDGSPHSSLEWMHATADEMYPDAIISSSLIFEDGRGGDIYLTTSDGYGLRKAKAGNHGGLSSEDMRVPTMISGPDVPKGKFGTMRQTDLYPLLIEWFGLTADEGNYDGRNPLSKKAAKNAEAAKLAEMDKIFSNNPPVFKIVDMDHFVRNQIAPKIPTSSFSMLIPAAREELKVRSGRLAAVQSYVKKLQAIKENPEGHPDFDQRYLEDHIKITERAFRRTSMELQRIEDIIKILESCKNPSSYECNAI
- a CDS encoding transcriptional regulator, whose protein sequence is MGGHMTERKPKVIKRYQNRKLYDTSDSCYVTLEDIGEMIKLGDEVQVIDNATKEDLTAMTLAQIIFEEQKKKTNVQPLGTFRQIIQGSGEALKDLMSIGAREIGHVKDFVDDKVRPAVSNIQEIPHVKSEIENIKRRIEYLEKSFAQMRKSR